The Pseudoliparis swirei isolate HS2019 ecotype Mariana Trench chromosome 17, NWPU_hadal_v1, whole genome shotgun sequence sequence AATgtatattacatgtcatttagcagacgcttttatccaaagcgacttacaataagtacaaactcagaacaacaagaatcaagaaagtaacatctCTTCAATAAACTACACAcgacaaaaataccataagtaaaggCCAttcaagtgctaatctgtttttattcaagctaTAGTCTGAAATGCAGCCTTTCactttcctccttctgtttttgaTTACATCCGGATGTGTTGTGCAGCTTTCCAGCATGGAGGAGAAAGAGCACCTTCAGGTCTACCTCCGTATCCGACCCTTCAGCACAGCAGAGATTAATAATGGAGAATCACAGGTACAAATTACGAATATTCAGGAACCAATGCCAGCGTCCTTGGTGGCTGCTTGGTTTCGTGGTTGTTAAACTCTGTTTGTGCTATTTACTCGGATGAGGTATTTGCAGCTGCAGACCATTTAAAAACTGAATAGAGCTGAAAGACATTTTtgacttgttttccttccttaaCAGGGATGTGTTACCATCGAGCACCCTGAAACAATTCTCCTGAAACCTCCCAGTTTGTCCCTCTCGGCGAGGCTTAGCGCTGACAAATCGCTTCCACAGACTGGACAGCGTTTTCAGTTCTCTCAGGTTGGTGCTTCCTGGAGGATAAGTTTATTGATGTGGATTAACATTTGCTAATTTTATTTTGATCATGAATTAGACTTTAATATATAtcgtatatatgtattttggtCAAGAAATATTCATTTTCTAGACCTAAAAACAGGTTGAGCAATCCTCATGTGAAAGAtagtgtttcatgttttttttaattacgtTCCTACTCATTACCCTTTTTTAATAGGTGTATGGTCCTGAGACGATGCAGAGAGAGCTCTTTCAAGGCACGGTAAAGGATTTGGTGAAAGATGTCTTCGAAGGGGAGAACTCTCTGGTTTTCACTTATGGAGTCACAAACGCTGGGAAGACCTTCACATTCTTAGGTGGGTTCCTCTTTGTTATTGTAGAGTCTTCTTTGTTTGGTCTGATTCTAGGACACACCTTTAGCTTGGCTAGCTGTCAGGAGACTCGGGCTGATATTTTGTCAATAAGTGAGTGAACTCTGAATTTCTGCTCTGCCTTTTGCTGAAACTGATTCTGTATCCTCTATGTAGCAACTGGAGGAATTAAACAGcatttttaaagcatttagtgcatgttagttcATGTTCGCTTCCCCCTGAGTGTAAAAAAGGCTAAGATGTCAGCAAAAGTAGATTATTTAATATTCTTAACTTCATCTAGCAAACTAACTTTAAAGGTGCATACCACTACCTAGTGTGTAGATGCTGTCCTTGTTAAGTCAATGAAAGACATTTGGCGTTTATCAGCCGATAATTTATTGCATAAAATGTCATCATTGTAATATTGCATAGCAACATAAATTACCCATTATCTACTGATAATTTAACGTGGCAAATTTATATCTTGCATCCCTCCAAGTACTTTTTAATAATCTAATTATTTGCTCTTGTCACTCCAGGTCCGGATGCTAATGCTGGTATCCTGCCGAGGTCTCTCAATGTCATTTTCAGCAGTATTGAGGAACATGTTTTCACTGGGATGAGCATCAAACCTCAACGCTGCCGCGAGTTCACAAAGCTCACCGGGGAGCAGCAGGCCGTGGAAGTGACTTTCAAGAGAAACTTCTTCAGTCAATTTAAACGGGTAACCCATCTGTCCAAGGCTGCTGTAGCATTAGCCGAGCGTTAGCTTCAGTCCTCCTTCAGTACCAGCGTTAACCcatattcatttaaattaaagatTTCTTTAACCAAGTTGTCGATGTACCGATTTACTATTTTGTAGATGAATAACAATAcagaaaatgtatattcatgtatttatttgttttacaaagTTAGGAAAGCAATGTTTTAGTCAAGCCTGATTTTGCCTTACACATACAATAATGATCCCAGTCACACTTATTAATAACACGGGTATCGGATTGGTACTTTGTTTCGGTCGAGACCCAAAGCCCAGGTACCACCATTGGCTTTGGGACTGAAAGAGACGGACTGGTTCATTCCTAAGTCGCACATGATAGAAGTTTGTCTTCAGGGCTTTCTGACAGGAAACCCGACCTGCCAAACATGTACTTAGGTTGAGTTAATGAACCTACTTGATTTAGGAAATGATTTGGGTTCAAATAAACCCTTTCTGGCAGAAAGCCCTCTGGCGTACTCCCATGTGCAGTGGGGATTGTGCTCAGACTTTTTAAAGGACTGTAAgttgttctttcttttaaacTGGTTGAGTAAAAGCAAATGTCTTAGAATGCTTTAAAAAAGCAGCTTggtagcttttcttttttttattggcttaagatgttgttatttatatttggtTTTTAGTCATGGTGTCTTTGATGCATTggtaacatttacattttttacttcATCTTTTAGAGTGAGAAGAGCGGCCTGCTGAACTTGACCAACAAGACTCTCTTTGAAGGCAagatttagatttttctttaaatttattATTGTTCGTTTCTCTTAATTTCTTTTTCCTCTGTGCTCATGTTGTAATATTGCTAATTGACAGGACTATCAggctttgattttattttagcCTTATCTTTATACTTAaactcaggacaggaaggccaAAGGAATGTCATTGCCTTCTGTTATGCAGAATAGTGATGCACATAATGACGACTGTTTCTGCGAGAATTGTGGAGTGTGTTGCTACAGGTCAATGATGGTTAGCGTTTGCCTGTGTTGCAGGCTCCTCCATGCTGGACACCACCGTCGCATCAGAGGACAAAATCAGTCTGTCCCTGGAAGCCCACATCAAGTTCTCTGTTTGGGTTTCTTTCTGTGAAATCTATAACGAGAACATCCACGACCTCCTCGAGGTGACGCCCAGCGGGGCGCCGAGGAGGATCGCACTGCGCCTGTCGCAGGACGTCAAGGGCAACGCTTTGTCAGAGGTCAGAAGGGTTCTATATTGAAACATTGCAGACAATTTAAGCATAGATTTCTGGCAGGATGAAATACAAAGAGTCAGTCTTCTAATCGTCTTTAAGATGAGTGACATATATCCCGACGCGGTATGAATGTGTACTATGCTTGAATGAACCCGCTACATTTTCTTAAAATACAGTAATTTAGGAACTTTCCCATGGATTGTTGATAAATAAGCATATGAATAATTGAAATGCAATGTTGCTCAAATGACAATAAATATTTCTTCCTACAGGAAGAATACAAAAATTCAAAAATATTtctgacttattttttatttttttgtttcatatgAATCTCCTGTTTTGATCACATTTGTATTTAGATCTGCGATGGATTCAGGTGAATAGTGCGGAAGAGGCTTACATGGTGATGAAGCTGGGCAAGAAGAAccagagcttctcctccacccgaCTCAACCAGCTctccagcaggaggtgagaACACCAGCCAGGAGCCTCCAGACACTTAGCTCAGTCTTTCCTCTGAAGCATTATATGTGTCCATTTTATAACTGTTTTgtatgcattttgtttttgtgctcATCTCCTGTGGTGACTTCTCTCTTAGGATCCCGTTTGTTCCATCTTCTTACAAAGTTATGGAAATGTATGCTCCAAttaattttttctttctgcagccACAGTATTTTCTCCATTCGCGTATTGAGGATTGAAGATATTGGGACTCCGAAGGTCCACAcagtgagcgagtgagtgacAGATTGTTCAGACATGGCTCATAAACCTGGTTTTAAGGCGTTAATAAGGCAGCATTGAAAATGTGTGGAAACTCAATAGTTTAGTGCAGAGTTGAACATGGATGTACAGCATCTTCTTATCATATCCTTCATGTGGATGACTGTCATCAGgttgtgtttatgtgacttGGCTGGCTCTGAGCGATGCGCCAAGACCCAGAATAAAGGAGAGCGCCTCAAAGAAGCCGGAAACATCAACACCTCATTGCTCATCCTGGGAAAATGCATCAACGGACTTCGACACAATCAGCAGGCCAAGTGAGATTTGTACCTGTCCGTcattctctcctcgtctccaatTGATAATCAATCGATAGACTTTATGGAATATGAAAGAGCTGAAATCACAGAACATTAACACAAACAATGTCTTTTCTTTAGCCTCCTTATAGCACACTGTCTTGATTTACTGTGATCCTTTTATTACTCTTTTCAACCTCCTATAGagtttgcttcttctttttttcagcaactataataaaaagataaacTCTTCTTAATACAACCTACTGGAGACGGACAAAGTTTGCACCCGGTGACAAAAATGTACATCTAGCAGCTAAAAAGACCAACACAGTGCTAAAAGGAGAATGAATATCTAACTTGTATGCATCAAGTGGACACAGACCCAATGTCAATAGGGTGATTACATTACATAGTGTACCATTTAATAAGCTGGCAATATGTGGaggcttcttgtttttcttctcttaccCCCTGCTAGCCAAACAATGATTTAGAAATTCTCCACAAGTTGCACATCACTTCAGCTTCAAGAGTGTCGCAGCACAAACTGGTCCCAATGCACAGACATCAGTGCCAACTCCGCTGTTCCCTCCCTCAGGCTGCTTCAGCACATTCCCTTCAGGGAGAGCAAGCTGACCCACTACCTGCAGGGCTTCTTCCGCGGCCGAGGCAAAGCCTGTATGATCGTCAACATCAACCAGTGTGCCTCCATGTACGACGAGACTCTCAACGTCCTCAAATTCTCTGCCGTGGCGCAGAAGGTGCAtacacattttcattttctctctTATTGTGCTTCTGAGAAGTGTATACTTTTTGATGTTTTATCTTTGTATTTCCGGTGTGTTTCCAGGTGGTTGTTCTGTCCACCAGGCCGCCTCCCATCAACATGCCCCACCGGTCCACCAGTGAGATATCCTTCATCATCAACAATGCTGAGAGAAAGGCTCtgcggagcagcaggaggagctccATGATTGGCTGGGATATGAGCCTGGAAGATGTCCAGGTGAGGCTGGAAGCGGGGTCACATCACGGGGCTCTTGAGTTCCTTTATTACAGTTGAAACTATATTTTAGTGCTGCAGTTTGAATCTTACTTTGCGTGGATTATCACGTGAAATAGATTGTCAACATTACGTGTCCATCTTTCttccaggaggatgaggatgatgagtaTGAGGAAGAAGTTAGCCAGATGGAGGGCTCAATGGATCAGACGGGCGATGAAGACGATGCCAATACAAGTGATGATCCACTTCCCATCGGTGTACAGCAGGTCAGTCACTTCCCAATGTTGGCAGGTATCCGGGGAGAGACTTCCTTCTCTGTACACTGCTCATTGTTTACAGTCTGATCAGTCGCCTGAGATGCCAGTGGACCCAGTGGACCAGCTACATTTAAACCATTACCAGCAAAATCGTCGCCTGACGACAGCTGATAGGTCCCGAGATTGCATTTCTGCCTTTGCTCTCTTAACAGATTAGTCATCTGCATTCAACTGACGCCAGCTCGAACGCGATTCAGACTAAATGGAAACCAGAAAGCTTCTGATGACAAAAACGTGTCCTGTTTTCATAGTGATAAATCCTTAAGGATTGTATCTGTTGAAGTTTTTTTCATAAATAGAACATATACCTGAAATATTCAGAGGTCTAACttataaaaaaaatcaatttgaaGTCTTTCTTGTTGTTTGAGACTATTCTGTGTCCCGTTGCTCAGAGGCACTTGGAGCTGTTGAAACAGCTGCAGCTCCAGCTGAAGAAGGAGCGAGCAGAGAGCCTCCTCCTGGAGGCGCGACTCAGAGAGGAAATCAGCAGAGAGTTCTCCGAGATCTTCTCCGAGATGCAGAACGACTATAAGTGagatttatttctatatatataaacacacacagtaatgtcTTGGGTATGATAATAAAGTCATAcaaatgtgtgtctctgtgtgtcgctGTTTCAGTGACCGCCTGGCAAGGGAGAGTGAGATCTTAGAGGAGCGAGCAGAACGGCGGTTCGAGATCTTCAAGAACCTCATGAACAAAATGGCCACCCCTGCACTCGATCAAGACGCACAATCCATGGTAACGCAATCTCCTTTCCTCGGAGCCCACGTCATGTAATGTGGGGTTTGTTTACTTATTGTTTGGGTAAATTGTTACGAATGCTAAAATAGGTTTTTGATAACAATAATTTAATGATTAACATACATTTTTATCTTAGTGACAAGATTCTCATGCACTCCCACTTCATACATCCCGTTCTctgtaacaaataaaatattagTGATTTTGATTGGAACGACTATCTTCGTTAATTTCAAGGTTTCTGACATTCTATACAAAGGCAGGAAAATTCTGCTTTTGAATGCAGAAATTTGTAAAGTATTTGCTTCCTCAAgccattattatcattataagtACCCAGCTCCAGGATCGTCGTGACAGGAGTGTGTGCGGTTGGACTGGCACCATACCTGGATGTTCTAATCGTGGGGACTTTCTCGCTAATCTCCCGGACTGATGTGTCTGATGTTTCCAACCTCCCTCAGGACACATCTCTGGACGCCCACTCCGCCGAGGCTGCCCAAACATGTCTGAGCTCAGTCCAATCGGGGGCTCGGGAAGACGGGGGAGAAGCTGGAGAGGAGCCGCAGAGGAAGATGTTGGAACTGAGTGAGCACCAGCTGATCGGGCAGATGCCTCGCAAACACTGTGGCAAACATGCACATGAATCCATCAATGTCTTTAATCTGTGTGAAGGGCAGGTAGAGGAGGAAGCTTTGTCGCGTTGCTGCtttcacatgttgttgttttgggggggggtggcggtctagagcagtggttctcaaatgggggcacgtgaaggcactccagggggtacgtggagtgatatttttttaaatatatttaaaattagaatccatgaaaaaaaatcttctctgcaatgactgtgatcaaagcaaagaaacagactgCCTGGTGTTCGATCACAgctgtcgcccccccccccccccacacaaccAAGACCGACAAAGATCATCAGTGAAGCTCAAGGGGGGTACagcactgaaaaaaggttgataaCACTGGTCTAGAGGACTGATGCTCAGaccattttacatttttaattattctAAATTTGATAGCACAAGAGATGCTTTTCAGTATAATGTTGCCTTTTTGTGTTTGTatagtcttctttttttttgttcactaAGGAGAGAAATGGGACTCCACAAGGATccacatccttttttttttttttacttgatactttttttattatgtattaatttGCGATTTTGCCAGAGACATAtactattttaaaaatgtatttgggGTTCACGTCTTTGTCATCTGTTTTCACCCCTGAAAAGTTGATGAGCCCGATGAGTGTTAGTCGCCATCCATTTAGCAACATTTATCTCTTAAGTGGTGAATGGCAACATGTATTTCTTTCCCAAATTGTTGGATATCAGTGTCACATCTGGCCTACTTTTCACATCCTGTTTTATATCTTGACTTGTTGTTATTTCCTAGGTGAAGCCAGTGGATTGGAGGATAAAGAGAAAAGGAGGCTTCTCGCTCATCCCGAGGAGAAGTTATCGGAGATCTCCCGGCTGGAGAAACAAGTGGAAGACctacagaaggagagagagcttCTCACAGAGGGTGTTTCACATGAGAGAAAGCAGCTGCAGGTAAGAACCATGTGAAAGGAGAACACAGAACCAGGAGGAGGTGCTCCATGCCCTGTCATCAGTACCGTGATCGTTCTTAGGAGAACCAGTTTTAGTGAAGGGCAAGCTGAGCGTAACCGGCATCATCTCTTGCAATATTACGTTTGAGGTTTTGCTTCTTCTGGGGAAATATCTCATCCACTTCCAAAGTTCCCCGTCTCGTGGTTCTGCAGCTCTGTTAATTAGTTCTGCAAAAGTCTAGTGATGTTGACCAGTTGGGGGTGAATGCCTTTTCTCAGTGGTACCTTGACAACAGGAGAGAACAATGTTAGTTTCACATTGTGCACTCTCATATTCATAGACTCATCGGGTTAAAGCAGTGACCTGTTCCCAAGCTTGTTTTTATAACCCCCAGGCTGTTACTGGCCTACATGGTATTCATCTGATAATGGTATGCTGTGCATGTGCAGTAGGTCAAGGGCGTCCTCGTACAGCTCACAAATAGGTTAGAATGTAAAATGTTGCTCAATTACGAGGAATAAATGAACTGATTGAGCGAAGCGCCGACCGATCAGCTGCCAATCAAAACCTGGTTTTCGGCTGATCGGCCATGACCGATGACCCGCCCATCAGTCTCAGACTTAGAATTTTGCCACATTTGTACACGTGCCTTCACtaccacacatgtacacacacacacacaggcataagGAAGTCTTTGACAAAGACAAAACGCTTGGAGGAGCCGTggaacaacattaaaaacatttggcTGACTTAGAAGACACTTATTATATTGTAATTCATTCCCATGCACGCTGCTCCAAGTAATCGCAGTGACCGGCTCGTCTGCTGACGGCACGGGGCCCCTCCTGAGCAAAGCCCTGCTTATGAGCTTACCATAGCGGAGGTTGCATTAACTTGCAGATACGTTTAAGAAATGTGGAATCTGCAAAAACAGGAATCAGCAGGTCGGACTTTTAAGAAATACAAACTGTCTAAGAAAATTACTATCGGTGCGTCTCTGTTTCACcaggaaaacaaaaaataatcccAAGAAATGGAACTTGAATATATGAAATCCTAGCACTGCTATATTAAAGGGAATGGTTTAGTAATATAGGGTTTATGATTTCTACTGTAATTTACATTTAATGATTTGATCAACTTTATGAAATACATTAATCCTAAAAGGCTTTTAAATCTCTTTCTGTGACACTCTACCCTCCCTTAAGTGTATTCAATGCAGTTTGAACTTTAAAATAAGGAACTAATCATTACTCTTCACTCAGGAGGCGTTCACTGCCCttgagaaggaaaagaaaggcaGGGAAGACACCCTGGCTGCTCTGGAGTACCAGACTATGGGACGAGAGAAGGCGCTGGCATCCTTAGAGGCAGAAAGTAAAGCCAAGGAGGAGGCCCTCGCCACACTTGTTGAGCTGAAGCGGAGCAAAGAGGAGGCGCTGGCATCCCTTCAAGAGGAGAGCGACAGCTGCCAGAAAGCCACGGCGGCCCTTGAAGTTGAGAGGAGGGCGAAGGAGGACGCCTTGGCGGCCCACTCCGAAGAGCAGCGCGGCAGATTGGACATCGTCGCCGCTCTCGGCCAAGAGAGGAGTCGCAAAGAGGAGGCTCGGTCGGCtctggagggggagaggagtgaAACCCGCCGGCTGCTTGAGGAGAGAGCAACGAGGCAACAGGAGAGCGACGCACTTCGACTCGAAGTCAGAGAGCTCGCTGCCAGGCTGGAGGACTCCGAGCACCAGGTGGGCAACTGAGCGATTTTGGTCAAATTTAACCCGAAGCATTGTTACATAATTCATTGAAAATGTTGCACTGATGTAACATTCTCAGTGAGTTATGAAACAAAGCTACTTATCTCAAGATATTCTATTAATGTTAAATTGTTAGAATGTATGTATGAGATCTGGTATTTGAGTCCAGACCTGACACCAGCTTTATGAGTGTTGCCTGCCATAAGGTTGTGGCTATTTGTGTTTTGATTAAAAGCTCTTAATGCTAGATGACTTAACTGAAGTGATATTTTTTGGGAACGACCACAGGTGACCAGCAAGACGAAGAGAGCCGATGAAGTATTGGTCCAACTGCAAACTGCTCAGGCCCAACTGGACAAACACGCCGAGGAGATCCCAGAGAAAACCTCCCTGATCCACTCCCTGATGCGAGAAGTTCAAAGCCTCAAAGGGGAAGTGCAGGCTTCAGCAACGTCGGCTGGTGTTGTCGATGATCAGCGGAGACGAGAAGTGTCTGAGCTGAGGGAGAGTCTGGCTGAGGAGAAGCAGACGAACGAGAGCAAGGACACACGAATGCTGGAGCTGGAGCACCGGCTCGCACAGACGAAAGAACAGTTGGCGCACAGTCAGCAGATCTCcaaccagcagctgcagcaactCACAGAGGAGCGGGAGcgtctggaagcggcttcaACGCGGCAAGTTGACGAGCTAAGAAAGAAGCTGCAGGCGCAAGAAGAGACGTCGCAGCGAGCGCTGGAGGAACTGGGCGTCGAGCTCAAGTGCCAAGAACAGACGTCCGAAGAGGAAGTCAAACGGCTGAGAGCAAAACTTGAGGAACCAGCTCGGGCCTCAGAGAAGCTGGCGGAGGAGCTGCATGAGAAGCTCCAGCAACAAGAAGTGATGTCAcgacagcagctggaggagttaAAACGCAAACTCTGTGACCAAGAAGCAGCTTCCGGCAAACTGTTAGACGATCTGGGGCTGAAGCTCAGTGAGCGGGAGCAAAGTGCAGAGCGGCTCAAGGTCGAGTTGGAAGAAGCTAAGTTGAAGGGTTCAAAGAAGTCTTcaagcgctgctgctgctgaggaggagCTCAAGAAGCTGAACTCTGATCTCCAGGCCGAGATTGCATCCCTGAGGTCGAAGGTGTTCACCATGGAGGAAAGCACAGCCGGAGCTCCGCCGGCCTCTTCCGAAGTTGAACGAACGCGCAAAGAAACCGTCAAACGGGcgatggaggagcagctggcggAGGCGGCGCAGGTGTCCGCGGAGCTGCAGGCGAAGCTGCTGGCTAAAGAGGCGCGGGTGACATCGCTGCAGAAGAGCCTGCGGGAGGCGCAGGAGCggcgggaggagcaggagagccaGGCGGTGCAGGAGGCGCGGCGCCGGGAGGTGGAGCGGCGCCGGGAGCTGCTGGCCGCGGCGCACGAGGCCATCGCTCAGAAGGACGCCGAGCTGGAGAAGAAAGCCGAGGAGATGGAAAGGTAACCCGTCGGCCTCTTTGCATGGACGGGCGAGAAATTCCTTTTTCCAAGAATTCGGATGGGTCCGACTCGCGTTGTTCTGTAAGACATCGTGGAGCCTTTCACGCAACACgtctgctgcgttcacaccgaaACTCTCGTGAGTCTCTCGAccgtttgtggcttttcgcgtcaCTCGCTTCGTTCGTGCCTaagaggaggcgtggcttatctccgtggcttttagcatttccttcatccaccacggaagaactaaccactagttatgctttatacttgttgaggacatcccacaaacgttggAATATCTAACTCCCCCGTTCATAACTTTTAAATATTTCAGCTTGAGGCGAATTCTTCACGCCGCGCAATTCACGTCGAACGCGCCGCCCgatcgcgtctatcgcaaccactTGCGTCTGTACCTTATCTTTGCATGTGATCTACTCGCGTGAAAAATTTTCAACAGTCCTAAAGGAGGACCTGCACTAACATCAATGGATCTGGGACCTCTTTGATCCTAGCTCGTCTTTTTCTAAGCCCAACATTTAACTACGGTACCAATTTCTGGAGGAGTTCTGCCCCCACACCCGACTTTACAAATATTTCTTATTTGGGTAATGCTTTCAGTTTCTCTCAAATCCCAGCTGTTTCTTTTTAAGGTTAACAAATAGAAACTTTGTCTAAGTTTTAGTGGTTGAGGCCAACCCAGAGATGAGAATGTTACTGTAATGAAGGATAGTAAAGTAGGACACCTTTTGATGAGATGATGGTACTTTGAAACAGTTTGAGTAGTAAAGTAATAAGATTGGTCCGCTTTGCTTCACTAAGATATATTTCATTGCCACATTCAAGTACAGTTATTTTATattctgtatatttttttaggATAATATAGTAAACATCTAAATGTAAAGCTGTAAGCAGTCTCTCTAAATAATAGAGTATTTTTTTTCCCGGAGTTGTTTATTATCCTCCCGTGAAAGGCAGAGAAAACCAATATCCCGTGAGAAGCGGTCTCTGTATTACTTTTTGTGGTTTTGTACTAAACTATATTATTGTGTCACTGTGGATAAATGTTCTCTTTATCACCTTGCCTGTCATCTCTCCATTAGGACATTGTTCCATCCATCCACAACCCGTATTAAAGGGCAATGAATTTGCTCTTGAACCCAATGTACCGCCCCGTCTAGTTTTATAGAATTGGTTGCAGCTCATTGTCGTCTTGTCTCACTCGCCCAGACTAAAAGAAAACGCCAAGCAGGACTCGGACAGAGTAAAGAGCCTCAGCCTCGACCTtcagaggaaggaggacgaCACTTCAGACCACCGAGAGAAACTAGCCGACTACAAGAAGCAAATCCAGCAGGTTCAGAAGGAGGTACACAtcattttattacatttcaaaCTAAAATAATATCTTTCAGACAAAGGCAATTAGTCATTTGCCAAATAGTgggcattttaatacatttacaaatacatttactTAATGCTGTAGAGGCACCAGCTTCTGTGACTCCAATAGATCCATTGTGAAAGATGAAAGTCCAATTACATTGGATCACTGGATACTAATTGGACACTGACATAAACAGCAGATGGCTTATGTAACTTGTTTTCTATAATACGGTGTTGTTTCTTCCCCTGAAGATCTCTGGcatgagagaagaggaaaagctTTTGAGGCAAAAGCTGACTGACATGGAGAAAGCCAAGAAGCAGCTTCAGTCTGACGTTGCCAACAGGGACCGAACCATTCAGCAGCTCAGAGTGGTAAAATAATCTGCCACTTTTCCCTTTCCCAGACCAAATGTCTGAAGGTTGTGCCTATATAGTCCAGGCTGGTTTATTGATTGTCCATCTTCACCTTCCCcatctcctttcctcttctaGGAACAAGCGTCTGA is a genomic window containing:
- the kif20ba gene encoding kinesin-like protein KIF20B isoform X2 — translated: MMESCLNNDVERPVQLEVDDLKRDLSSEFSTLPQLSSMEEKEHLQVYLRIRPFSTAEINNGESQGCVTIEHPETILLKPPSLSLSARLSADKSLPQTGQRFQFSQVYGPETMQRELFQGTVKDLVKDVFEGENSLVFTYGVTNAGKTFTFLGPDANAGILPRSLNVIFSSIEEHVFTGMSIKPQRCREFTKLTGEQQAVEVTFKRNFFSQFKRSEKSGLLNLTNKTLFEGSSMLDTTVASEDKISLSLEAHIKFSVWVSFCEIYNENIHDLLEVTPSGAPRRIALRLSQDVKGNALSEDLRWIQVNSAEEAYMVMKLGKKNQSFSSTRLNQLSSRSHSIFSIRVLRIEDIGTPKVHTVSELCLCDLAGSERCAKTQNKGERLKEAGNINTSLLILGKCINGLRHNQQAKLLQHIPFRESKLTHYLQGFFRGRGKACMIVNINQCASMYDETLNVLKFSAVAQKVVVLSTRPPPINMPHRSTSEISFIINNAERKALRSSRRSSMIGWDMSLEDVQEDEDDEYEEEVSQMEGSMDQTGDEDDANTSDDPLPIGVQQRHLELLKQLQLQLKKERAESLLLEARLREEISREFSEIFSEMQNDYNDRLARESEILEERAERRFEIFKNLMNKMATPALDQDAQSMDTSLDAHSAEAAQTCLSSVQSGAREDGGEAGEEPQRKMLELSEASGLEDKEKRRLLAHPEEKLSEISRLEKQVEDLQKERELLTEGVSHERKQLQEAFTALEKEKKGREDTLAALEYQTMGREKALASLEAESKAKEEALATLVELKRSKEEALASLQEESDSCQKATAALEVERRAKEDALAAHSEEQRGRLDIVAALGQERSRKEEARSALEGERSETRRLLEERATRQQESDALRLEVRELAARLEDSEHQVTSKTKRADEVLVQLQTAQAQLDKHAEEIPEKTSLIHSLMREVQSLKGEVQASATSAGVVDDQRRREVSELRESLAEEKQTNESKDTRMLELEHRLAQTKEQLAHSQQISNQQLQQLTEERERLEAASTRQVDELRKKLQAQEETSQRALEELGVELKCQEQTSEEEVKRLRAKLEEPARASEKLAEELHEKLQQQEVMSRQQLEELKRKLCDQEAASGKLLDDLGLKLSEREQSAERLKVELEEAKLKGSKKSSSAAAAEEELKKLNSDLQAEIASLRSKVFTMEESTAGAPPASSEVERTRKETVKRAMEEQLAEAAQVSAELQAKLLAKEARVTSLQKSLREAQERREEQESQAVQEARRREVERRRELLAAAHEAIAQKDAELEKKAEEMERLKENAKQDSDRVKSLSLDLQRKEDDTSDHREKLADYKKQIQQVQKEISGMREEEKLLRQKLTDMEKAKKQLQSDVANRDRTIQQLRVEQASDTKSDQKACKDLETKERVLDDMRLALTEQEETQDQMEQVLEEKLNLIQELSSEVEKLKGMLLQQDRRGNGSQLQVGSPSDDLKLAKQGAARAQESLKLCAEKHQTERKKWLEEKLFLIGQAKEAEDKRNREMRKFAEDRERYTQQQSQLESLSSQLSEKEQIMEKWRKERDTLVAALEVQLQKLLSSQAEKDQLIQQLHQNATEPPQESGDGGAELQAALSEREAEISRLKEELEALNAKWEDTVTQIKSNVNLAAVAGKSQCETINRMSAGRKDTRASVSSQGSAGCPSVLDASEISTENGRMRRFPRPELEISFSSLQPNRMALRRQGEENTVTVKITRSARKRKSGEMEKSHIFRRSKRRPKPEEEVVAENRRNMRTKLMPKLTPHQEEISSPGYHDSLSSNSRSRKDGALQKIGEFLQSSPTLLGSKAKKMISLVSRRIDGDSAASSSSLSLTAKTNRNKLSRPVISSPMDMPSHPIISRAPEEKASDHQIIKRRLRSRLVK